The following coding sequences lie in one Deltaproteobacteria bacterium HGW-Deltaproteobacteria-18 genomic window:
- a CDS encoding EmrB/QacA family drug resistance transporter encodes MAATRATGKWLITLSVMIPTLLEILDTSIANVALGHIQGSLSAGQDEVTWVLTSYLVANAIVIPMSGWLARIMGRKNYLMASVTLFTLASMLCGLAQSLESLVLFRIIQGIGGGGLQPMSQAILLETFPPRQRGLAMAIFAMGAVLGPILGPLLGGYITDNYSWIWIFYINVPLGILSLFMCWSFIFDPSYQERRVAGEKVDYLGLALLSVGLGCLQIVLDKGQGDDWFASQHIVILSVLAVICLCALVWWELRHSNPIINLRTFRYRNFAAGNVVMFFGFFAFFGSIVLLPMYLQNLMGYTSYLAGLVLGPSGAIMLLLLPVAGKLTEKIDARFLLCFGLTVSGLSLLFMSNFTLQIDIDTAIRGRNIQAIGIAFFFVPLSYLTMAFIPRESMNSASALFNLLRNLGGSFGTAFVTTVLARRAQVHQHHLVEHLTPYDPPFTQARDALEKFMGLDPVQAAGVIYSHAVKQAAYMAYVDVFYIQAMFFFGLAMFMWIIKRPDHGTHMPEGMH; translated from the coding sequence ATGGCTGCTACGCGCGCCACGGGCAAGTGGCTGATCACTCTCAGCGTCATGATCCCGACGCTGTTGGAAATTCTTGATACCTCCATCGCCAACGTCGCGCTGGGACATATCCAGGGTTCCCTGTCCGCCGGTCAGGACGAGGTGACCTGGGTTCTGACGTCCTATCTGGTTGCCAACGCCATCGTCATTCCCATGAGCGGCTGGCTGGCCCGGATCATGGGGCGCAAGAATTACCTCATGGCCTCGGTGACCCTGTTCACCCTCGCCTCCATGCTTTGCGGCCTGGCCCAGAGTCTCGAATCTCTGGTCCTGTTCCGGATAATCCAGGGTATCGGAGGCGGTGGCCTGCAGCCCATGTCCCAGGCCATCCTGCTCGAGACCTTTCCGCCGCGGCAGCGCGGGCTGGCCATGGCCATCTTCGCCATGGGCGCGGTCCTTGGTCCCATCCTGGGGCCGCTGCTCGGCGGGTACATCACGGACAATTATTCCTGGATCTGGATATTCTACATCAACGTACCACTGGGCATTCTGTCCCTTTTCATGTGCTGGTCCTTCATCTTCGACCCGTCCTATCAAGAGCGCCGCGTGGCCGGGGAAAAGGTGGACTATCTGGGCCTTGCGCTCCTGTCTGTGGGGCTTGGCTGCCTGCAGATCGTGCTCGACAAGGGGCAGGGAGACGACTGGTTCGCTTCGCAGCATATTGTGATTCTGAGCGTCCTGGCCGTGATCTGCCTGTGCGCGCTGGTGTGGTGGGAGCTTCGGCATTCCAATCCGATCATCAATCTGCGCACTTTTAGGTACCGTAACTTTGCGGCCGGCAACGTGGTCATGTTTTTTGGATTCTTCGCGTTTTTCGGGTCAATTGTGCTCTTGCCCATGTATCTGCAAAACCTGATGGGCTATACATCCTATCTTGCGGGACTGGTCCTGGGGCCAAGCGGAGCCATCATGCTCCTGCTCCTGCCCGTGGCGGGGAAGCTCACGGAGAAGATCGACGCCCGTTTTCTGCTTTGCTTCGGCCTTACGGTCTCGGGGCTTTCTCTTCTGTTTATGTCCAATTTTACCCTGCAGATCGACATTGATACGGCCATTCGGGGGCGTAACATCCAGGCCATCGGCATCGCCTTTTTTTTCGTGCCGCTGTCATATCTGACCATGGCCTTCATCCCGCGCGAGAGCATGAACAGTGCCTCGGCCCTCTTCAATCTGCTGCGCAATCTGGGAGGTTCCTTCGGCACAGCCTTCGTGACCACGGTCCTGGCCCGCCGGGCTCAGGTGCACCAGCACCATCTGGTCGAACACCTGACACCATACGATCCCCCGTTCACCCAGGCCCGTGACGCCCTGGAAAAATTCATGGGGCTTGACCCTGTGCAGGCCGCGGGAGTCATCTACAGCCATGCGGTCAAGCAGGCTGCATACATGGCCTATGTGGACGTTTTTTACATCCAGGCCATGTTCTTCTTTGGATTGGCGATGTTCATGTGGATCATCAAAAGGCCCGACCACGGCACGCACATGCCCGAGGGCATGCACTAG
- a CDS encoding DEAD/DEAH box helicase, whose protein sequence is MSEASVADLLAKVERTPWLAVDIAGRRFFPAQAPRFAVPERPWPPPVQRGLELLGVRELYEHQVRAVDLVRSGGHVVVATPTASGKSLIYNLPVLEACHCDRRTRALYLFPLKALAQDQRRALDSLAAGLFPTPTSAIYDGDTSSSQRSRIRRDPPNVLFTNPDMLHLGILPNHEKWSEFFANLKFVVVDEVHTYRGVMGSHMAWVFRRLVRLCRLHGANPTFVCSSATIANPEELASDLTGLPMRAVLEGTAASPPKHMLLLNGVDGAARKAIGLLQEAMTLGLRTIVYCKSRRMTELIAMWAGEREGEERERICAYRAGFLPEERREIEARLSSGELQAVVSTSALELGIDIGGLDLCILVGYPGSIMASLQRSGRVGRGGREAATFLIGHEDALDQYFMHHPDEFFALKAERAVINPDNPVIAARHLQCAAAEASLHADDALVLENAGLVASLVRSGELLQSRDASEYFSKARQPHRGVALRGTGSTVAIMDMDSGERIGMVDGFRAVLETHPGAVYLHRGVTYVIAGLDLETGMANARRAKVSYYTRVRHEKSTEIIEVSSSRPVFGAMVSLGWLKVTDQVTGYDRISTRGGKNLGTVPLDMPPLVFETQGVWIAIPESVRRQVEAQMAHFMGGIHALEHAAIGMMPLLVMTDRNDLGGISIPFHPQVGSAAVFIYDGLPGGCGLAEQAYIEYETLLERTVRVIRDCACENGCPACVHSPKCGSGNRPIAKGAALMVLEGIMNAEPPVEVPSQEFVTSRIEMTAPPAFVQETASNPLPQDFRYAVLDLETRRSAQEVGGWHRADLMGVSCVVVYDSGIDDFRNYGQEDVPRLVGELVEFDLVVGFNILRFDYAVLGGLSRFDFSGLPTLDILGSIHEILGYRLSLDHLARETLGAAKSASGLQALAWWKEGRIDDIIAYCRQDVAVTRDLFLFGAQHGHLLFRNKAEKIVRVPVDWVAKLGG, encoded by the coding sequence ATGAGCGAAGCCTCTGTCGCCGATTTGCTGGCCAAGGTGGAGCGTACCCCCTGGCTCGCGGTTGATATCGCGGGACGCCGTTTTTTTCCGGCGCAGGCCCCGCGATTCGCCGTTCCGGAGCGGCCTTGGCCGCCCCCGGTGCAACGCGGGCTTGAGCTTCTGGGCGTGCGGGAGCTTTACGAACATCAGGTCCGCGCCGTCGATCTGGTCCGCTCCGGCGGCCACGTGGTCGTGGCCACTCCCACGGCCAGCGGCAAGTCCCTCATCTACAATCTGCCCGTCCTTGAGGCCTGTCATTGTGATCGCCGCACCCGCGCCCTGTACCTCTTCCCCTTAAAAGCCCTGGCCCAGGATCAGCGCCGGGCCCTGGACTCCCTGGCCGCCGGTCTTTTTCCCACGCCAACTTCGGCCATTTACGACGGGGACACCTCGTCCTCGCAACGCTCCCGCATTCGCCGGGATCCTCCAAACGTCCTCTTCACCAACCCGGACATGCTGCATCTGGGGATTTTGCCCAACCACGAAAAATGGTCGGAATTTTTTGCCAATCTGAAATTCGTGGTCGTGGACGAGGTGCACACCTATCGTGGCGTCATGGGTTCGCACATGGCCTGGGTTTTTCGTCGTCTTGTGCGTCTCTGCCGTCTGCACGGTGCAAATCCGACCTTTGTCTGCTCTTCCGCGACCATAGCCAACCCCGAGGAACTGGCCTCGGACCTGACCGGGCTGCCCATGCGCGCGGTGCTGGAGGGCACGGCCGCTAGCCCCCCGAAGCACATGCTCCTCCTGAACGGAGTGGACGGAGCCGCCCGCAAGGCCATCGGTCTGCTGCAGGAGGCCATGACGCTGGGTCTCAGGACCATCGTCTACTGCAAGTCGCGGCGCATGACCGAGCTTATCGCCATGTGGGCGGGAGAACGTGAAGGTGAGGAGCGCGAACGCATCTGCGCCTACCGGGCGGGATTCCTGCCGGAGGAGCGACGCGAGATCGAAGCTCGCCTCTCTTCCGGAGAGCTGCAGGCCGTGGTCTCCACCAGCGCCCTTGAGCTTGGCATCGACATCGGAGGGCTCGATCTGTGCATCCTGGTAGGCTACCCCGGCTCCATCATGGCCAGCCTGCAGCGTTCGGGCCGGGTGGGGCGAGGCGGGCGCGAGGCGGCGACCTTCCTGATCGGGCACGAGGACGCGCTGGACCAGTATTTCATGCACCATCCCGATGAATTTTTCGCGCTCAAGGCCGAACGGGCGGTCATCAATCCGGACAATCCGGTCATCGCCGCCAGACATCTGCAGTGCGCTGCGGCAGAGGCTTCACTGCATGCGGACGATGCGCTGGTCCTGGAAAATGCCGGGCTGGTGGCTAGCCTGGTCCGTAGCGGCGAGCTGCTGCAGAGCCGGGACGCAAGTGAGTATTTCAGCAAGGCCAGACAGCCCCATCGGGGCGTGGCCCTTCGCGGCACGGGTTCGACCGTTGCCATCATGGACATGGACAGCGGCGAGCGCATCGGAATGGTGGACGGTTTTCGGGCGGTGCTCGAGACCCACCCCGGCGCGGTCTATCTGCACAGGGGCGTTACCTACGTGATCGCCGGTCTGGACCTTGAGACCGGGATGGCCAACGCGCGGCGGGCCAAGGTTTCTTACTACACCCGGGTACGGCACGAGAAGAGCACGGAGATCATCGAGGTAAGCTCCAGCCGCCCGGTGTTCGGGGCCATGGTCAGTCTCGGGTGGCTCAAGGTCACGGACCAGGTTACGGGCTACGACCGTATCAGCACTCGCGGCGGAAAGAACCTGGGCACCGTCCCCCTCGACATGCCCCCGCTGGTCTTTGAGACGCAAGGTGTCTGGATCGCCATCCCTGAATCCGTGCGCAGGCAGGTGGAAGCGCAGATGGCCCACTTCATGGGCGGCATCCATGCCCTGGAGCACGCCGCCATCGGGATGATGCCCCTTCTGGTCATGACGGACCGGAATGATCTGGGCGGGATATCCATTCCGTTTCATCCACAGGTCGGGTCCGCGGCCGTGTTCATCTATGACGGATTGCCCGGCGGATGCGGGCTGGCAGAGCAGGCCTACATCGAATACGAGACATTGCTTGAGCGCACCGTCCGCGTGATCCGGGACTGCGCTTGCGAGAACGGGTGTCCGGCCTGCGTGCATTCCCCCAAATGCGGCTCCGGCAACAGGCCCATCGCCAAGGGCGCGGCCCTGATGGTGCTGGAGGGGATCATGAACGCGGAACCCCCGGTCGAAGTCCCGTCGCAGGAATTCGTGACTTCGCGCATCGAAATGACCGCGCCGCCGGCTTTCGTGCAGGAAACAGCTTCGAACCCGCTGCCGCAGGATTTTCGCTACGCGGTTCTGGATCTGGAAACCCGGCGATCGGCGCAGGAGGTCGGGGGCTGGCATCGTGCCGATCTGATGGGGGTCAGTTGTGTGGTCGTCTATGACTCTGGGATTGATGATTTTCGAAACTACGGGCAGGAGGACGTGCCGCGTCTGGTCGGGGAACTGGTGGAGTTCGACCTGGTGGTCGGGTTCAACATTCTGCGCTTTGATTATGCCGTTCTCGGCGGCTTGAGCCGTTTTGACTTTTCAGGTTTGCCCACACTGGACATCCTGGGCAGCATCCATGAGATCTTGGGGTATCGCCTGTCCCTTGATCATCTGGCCCGCGAGACCCTGGGCGCTGCCAAGAGCGCCAGCGGCCTGCAGGCCCTTGCCTGGTGGAAGGAGGGACGCATCGACGACATCATCGCCTATTGCCGTCAGGACGTAGCCGTGACGCGCGATCTGTTTCTCTTCGGCGCGCAGCACGGCCATCTGCTCTTTCGCAACAAAGCCGAAAAGATCGTGCGCGTGCCGGTGGATTGGGTCGCGAAGCTGGGTGGGTAG
- a CDS encoding HlyD family secretion protein — MTTTPDTPPTNGRAGRKRFVVLIVFLLIVGIGILQYVRGMGRVSTDDAFVDGRIYQITPRVDGYILQVLVEDNQIVEEGQPLLLLDPVGYEVGVAQARADLATVEAQLESLRKGVPLQKSQTEFQVTGARAQLDSLLRSLDQARLEEAAARQMVLQGEAELKNAELGFNRLFELRQGGVVAESALDEARSRLDSARAKTAAARDQADAAGRNQASLRENVARLQANIGLAQTGHEVVSIKSLEVAAQEARVDLARAKVRKAELDLGYTRILAPAKGHVTKKRVQVGQLVAAGQPIMALVPLHQDQLWITANFKETQLAKVHPGQRVSITVDTFPGREFSGRVESVMAGTGAVFSLFPPENAMGNYVKVVQRIPVKIVLDSTNATESLRLGMSVVPTIHLD, encoded by the coding sequence ATGACCACCACTCCGGATACCCCCCCCACCAATGGCCGGGCGGGTCGCAAACGTTTCGTCGTATTGATCGTTTTTCTCCTCATCGTTGGAATCGGCATCCTGCAGTATGTGCGGGGCATGGGCCGGGTGTCCACGGATGACGCCTTTGTCGATGGCCGAATCTATCAGATAACGCCACGGGTGGATGGGTACATTTTGCAGGTTCTGGTGGAGGACAACCAGATCGTGGAGGAGGGGCAGCCGCTCCTGCTTCTCGACCCCGTAGGTTACGAAGTGGGTGTGGCCCAGGCACGGGCCGATCTTGCCACTGTCGAGGCGCAACTGGAATCCTTGCGCAAGGGTGTGCCCCTGCAAAAGAGTCAGACCGAATTTCAGGTTACGGGCGCGCGGGCCCAGCTCGACAGCTTGCTGCGCAGCCTGGATCAGGCTCGCCTGGAAGAGGCCGCTGCCAGGCAGATGGTGCTGCAGGGCGAGGCGGAACTCAAGAATGCGGAGCTTGGTTTTAACCGTCTTTTTGAATTGCGTCAGGGTGGAGTCGTTGCCGAATCCGCTTTGGACGAGGCCCGTTCCAGGTTGGACAGCGCCCGCGCAAAGACTGCCGCCGCCCGTGACCAGGCGGATGCGGCGGGGCGCAATCAGGCCTCGCTGCGTGAAAATGTGGCGCGCCTGCAAGCCAACATCGGCCTTGCTCAGACCGGGCATGAAGTGGTTTCCATCAAGTCTCTGGAGGTGGCGGCCCAGGAGGCGCGGGTGGACTTGGCCCGGGCGAAGGTGCGCAAAGCCGAGCTTGATCTGGGCTATACCCGCATCCTGGCTCCGGCTAAAGGGCATGTGACCAAGAAGCGGGTTCAGGTCGGACAGCTTGTGGCGGCAGGACAGCCCATCATGGCGCTTGTTCCCCTGCATCAGGACCAGCTCTGGATCACGGCTAATTTCAAGGAGACCCAACTGGCCAAGGTGCACCCCGGACAGCGGGTCTCCATCACGGTCGACACCTTTCCCGGCCGGGAGTTCTCGGGCCGGGTGGAGTCGGTTATGGCCGGAACCGGCGCGGTTTTTTCGCTCTTTCCCCCAGAGAACGCCATGGGAAACTATGTGAAGGTCGTGCAGCGCATTCCGGTCAAAATCGTTCTTGATTCGACCAATGCGACCGAGAGTCTGCGGCTGGGTATGAGCGTCGTCCCGACCATTCATCTGGATTAG